A section of the Streptomyces sp. NBC_01591 genome encodes:
- a CDS encoding DUF4097 family beta strand repeat-containing protein, whose product MPASTWAIAEPQKLTFDDPVTSLNVRIVGGTVNVVGTEEPTARLEVSGVEGPPLIVTLEDGTLTVAYEDLPWHGFLNWLDRKGWHRSAVVSLAVPAGSAVGVGVVGAGAVVSGIRGRTDVRGVTGDTTLVGLAGPVLADTVSGSVEAQSVTGELRFHSVSGDLTVVEGAGASVRAESVSGNMVLDLDPTGKPTDIRLTTVSGEVAIRLPHPADATVEANTASGSVSNGFDDLRVSGQWGAKKITGTLGAGTGKLRATTVSGSIALLRRPPAEDAPYDAEPTGKVL is encoded by the coding sequence ATGCCTGCGTCGACATGGGCCATCGCCGAGCCCCAGAAGCTGACCTTCGACGACCCCGTGACGTCACTCAATGTGCGCATCGTCGGAGGCACCGTCAATGTCGTCGGCACCGAGGAGCCGACCGCCCGGCTGGAGGTCTCCGGGGTCGAGGGACCGCCGCTGATCGTGACCCTGGAGGACGGCACACTCACGGTCGCCTACGAGGACCTGCCCTGGCACGGCTTCCTCAACTGGCTCGACCGCAAGGGCTGGCACCGCAGCGCGGTCGTCTCGCTCGCCGTGCCCGCCGGGTCGGCGGTGGGGGTCGGCGTCGTCGGCGCGGGCGCCGTCGTGTCCGGAATCCGCGGGCGTACGGACGTACGGGGCGTCACTGGCGACACCACGCTCGTCGGGCTCGCGGGGCCGGTCCTGGCCGACACGGTCTCCGGCAGCGTGGAGGCCCAGTCGGTCACCGGCGAGCTCCGCTTCCACTCGGTCTCGGGCGATCTGACGGTCGTCGAGGGCGCCGGGGCCTCGGTACGGGCGGAATCGGTCAGCGGCAACATGGTGCTCGACCTGGACCCGACCGGGAAGCCCACGGACATCCGGCTGACCACGGTCTCCGGCGAGGTCGCCATCCGGCTGCCGCACCCGGCGGACGCGACGGTCGAGGCCAACACCGCGAGCGGCTCCGTCTCCAACGGGTTCGATGACCTGCGGGTCAGCGGCCAATGGGGAGCGAAGAAGATCACCGGCACGCTCGGTGCCGGGACCGGGAAGCTGAGGGCGACGACCGTCTCGGGATCGATCGCCCTGCTGCGCCGCCCGCCGGCCGAGGACGCCCCGTACGATGCCGAGCCGACCGGAAAGGTGCTCTGA
- a CDS encoding DUF6104 family protein, giving the protein MYFTDRGIEELEKRRGEEEVTFEWLAEQLRTFVDLNPDFEVPVERLATWLARLDDEDEDE; this is encoded by the coding sequence ATGTACTTCACCGACCGCGGTATCGAGGAGCTGGAGAAGCGGCGAGGCGAGGAAGAGGTCACTTTCGAGTGGCTCGCCGAGCAGCTCCGTACGTTCGTCGATCTCAATCCCGACTTCGAGGTGCCGGTCGAGCGCCTCGCGACCTGGCTGGCCCGCCTCGACGACGAGGACGAGGACGAGTAG
- a CDS encoding CU044_2847 family protein yields the protein MGDSDARITRIEMPDGTEVWARISGAEELAQPGSGPSFTDIGAGNLADRVQARVESLQGVVTSVARSLAEPLRSVRPDEVSVEFGIELTAKSGKVVGLLADGEAKGSIKVTLTWSGGGPPVDPPPAPVPAQASGQRATPSASPSTPPSVSPSVSSAGAPTGASAHASGTGPDDGSGS from the coding sequence ATGGGTGACAGTGACGCCCGTATTACGCGCATTGAGATGCCCGACGGTACGGAGGTCTGGGCGCGGATCTCCGGTGCCGAGGAGCTGGCGCAACCCGGATCGGGCCCGTCGTTCACGGACATCGGCGCGGGGAACCTCGCGGATCGGGTGCAGGCCCGGGTCGAGAGCCTGCAGGGCGTCGTGACCAGCGTCGCGCGTTCGCTCGCCGAGCCGCTGCGGTCCGTACGGCCCGACGAGGTAAGCGTCGAATTCGGCATCGAACTCACCGCGAAGTCCGGCAAGGTCGTCGGGCTCCTCGCGGACGGCGAGGCCAAGGGGTCCATCAAGGTCACGCTGACGTGGAGCGGCGGCGGGCCGCCCGTCGATCCGCCGCCCGCACCGGTGCCCGCGCAGGCGTCGGGGCAGCGGGCCACCCCCTCCGCTTCCCCCTCCACTCCTCCCTCCGTTTCTCCTTCCGTTTCTTCCGCCGGGGCACCCACCGGCGCATCGGCGCACGCGAGCGGCACCGGGCCGGACGACGGCAGCGGATCGTGA
- a CDS encoding VMAP-C domain-containing protein: MSLVKDATVRIHRPEPGYAPEGSDGDFLGSGFFIAPSWVLTCAHVAMEGRGRQVNVVYKTARGGDAVRVEGTVVAALPEERPGTGGWPAPDLALIQLLRPVEHPCVYLSERSTGMNRGAYYFAGWADGGAGSLKRLGRECRVVGTVDDWADGDEQVLIEASQLYAGMSGGPVVDLARGEVVGVLKSRATDTNGGTAIGVERLRTLPVPVRAATAESDDPYQAVFHAHDRYHADRHNNPVDDEETWADVQRDLGSVAGPALTPQQRVDLLGRLAKLPPPVSTRSLLDILGGLGYGYRTVGVPAPRGWRDGLGVLYDAREGDEALERILRYCMSAIAAERPYVVPSTKLAEDALWDWVKETAEDRLRRPFRREMAQLRYQGRYDRGPEHLRTPEPAGEPVRPPRSPSYVLLYLEPRAWQPDHYDWRVVARLSADDLPVTENYQGTRADELPARLAAALGKAFRMCDEPDSPAILQVVVEPPLFDLEVEKWQLPADSRPLGVQRPVVIRCSDERPALSDDVVREREARWNRIHTGPMRAAVLDCDDGMRVPVPVTAELRGLAYETVPVLCRYGGRTDARSIAGFARVLDSGFDVVLWRRPRGERTAACTEFHLRVVDTVDGAGVAARLPQKIHELRKGVREGRTDMFWSDGIALVYGGPQLPPPGPLLQAP, encoded by the coding sequence ATGAGCCTCGTGAAGGACGCGACGGTGCGCATCCATCGTCCGGAGCCCGGGTATGCCCCTGAAGGATCCGACGGCGACTTCCTGGGGAGCGGATTCTTCATCGCCCCGAGCTGGGTCCTCACGTGCGCGCACGTCGCGATGGAGGGGAGGGGGCGTCAGGTGAACGTGGTGTACAAGACCGCACGCGGCGGCGACGCCGTCAGGGTCGAGGGCACGGTCGTGGCGGCCCTGCCCGAGGAACGGCCCGGCACGGGCGGCTGGCCGGCCCCCGACCTCGCCCTCATCCAACTGCTGCGTCCGGTCGAACACCCCTGTGTGTACCTCAGCGAGCGTTCCACGGGCATGAACCGCGGCGCGTACTACTTCGCGGGCTGGGCGGACGGCGGCGCGGGATCGCTCAAGCGGCTCGGCCGGGAGTGCCGGGTGGTGGGCACTGTCGACGACTGGGCCGACGGCGACGAACAGGTGCTGATCGAGGCGAGCCAGCTGTACGCGGGCATGTCCGGCGGCCCCGTCGTCGACCTGGCCCGGGGCGAGGTCGTCGGCGTACTCAAGTCACGCGCCACCGATACGAACGGCGGTACGGCGATCGGTGTGGAGCGGCTGCGCACGCTGCCCGTGCCGGTCCGGGCGGCCACGGCCGAGTCCGACGACCCGTACCAGGCCGTGTTCCACGCCCACGACCGCTACCACGCCGACCGGCACAACAACCCCGTCGACGACGAGGAGACCTGGGCGGACGTCCAGCGGGACCTGGGCTCCGTGGCCGGCCCGGCGCTCACCCCGCAGCAGCGCGTCGACCTGCTGGGGCGACTCGCCAAGCTACCGCCCCCGGTCAGTACCCGCAGCCTTCTCGACATCCTCGGTGGCCTGGGGTACGGATACCGGACCGTCGGCGTCCCGGCCCCCCGCGGCTGGCGCGACGGGCTGGGCGTCCTGTACGACGCACGCGAGGGCGACGAGGCGCTGGAGCGGATCCTGCGCTACTGCATGAGCGCCATCGCCGCCGAGCGCCCCTACGTGGTGCCGTCCACCAAGCTCGCCGAGGACGCCCTGTGGGACTGGGTGAAGGAGACCGCGGAGGACCGGCTCCGGCGGCCGTTCCGCCGAGAGATGGCCCAGCTCCGGTACCAGGGCCGGTACGACCGGGGCCCCGAACACCTGCGGACCCCCGAGCCGGCCGGCGAACCGGTCCGGCCGCCGAGGTCCCCCTCGTACGTCCTGCTGTATCTGGAGCCCCGTGCCTGGCAGCCGGACCACTACGACTGGCGGGTCGTCGCCCGCCTTTCCGCCGACGATCTGCCCGTGACCGAGAACTACCAGGGAACCAGGGCCGACGAACTGCCGGCCAGGCTCGCCGCCGCCCTCGGGAAGGCGTTCCGGATGTGCGACGAACCGGACAGCCCCGCCATCCTTCAGGTGGTGGTGGAACCGCCGCTGTTCGACCTGGAGGTCGAGAAGTGGCAGCTGCCCGCGGACAGCCGGCCGCTCGGAGTCCAGCGGCCGGTGGTCATCCGCTGCTCGGACGAGCGCCCCGCCCTGTCCGACGACGTCGTCCGCGAGCGCGAAGCGCGCTGGAACCGCATCCACACCGGCCCGATGCGGGCCGCGGTCCTCGACTGCGACGACGGTATGCGGGTACCCGTGCCCGTGACGGCGGAGCTGCGCGGACTGGCGTACGAGACCGTCCCGGTGCTCTGCCGGTACGGCGGCCGGACCGACGCCCGGAGCATCGCGGGGTTCGCGCGGGTACTCGACAGCGGGTTCGACGTGGTCCTGTGGCGGCGCCCGAGGGGCGAACGGACCGCGGCCTGCACGGAGTTCCACCTCCGTGTCGTCGACACGGTCGACGGGGCGGGCGTGGCCGCCCGGCTTCCGCAGAAGATCCATGAGCTGAGAAAAGGGGTGCGCGAGGGCCGTACCGACATGTTCTGGTCGGATGGGATCGCCCTGGTCTACGGCGGTCCGCAACTGCCGCCGCCCGGCCCGTTGTTGCAGGCACCGTGA
- a CDS encoding AAA family ATPase, with protein sequence MSEPSEWLIYRGAGEPHEGIEQLPPPPPWRDFASRGAPAPEAPDGDGSADRRLGGHRHIAELHRPGAEELEMINAALYLRRPLLVTGTPGAGKSTLAHSVAHELGLGRVLRWPIVSRTTLLDGLYHYDAIARLQDVQIAAHSAAAGAGGAEAADGVGSYIRLGPLGTALLPSDRPRVLLIDELDKSDIDLPNDLLNVLEEGEFGIPELERIADRLPDGEAEVLDDDGNKVKVRGGRVQCTSFPFVVLTSNGERDFPAPLMRRCIHLELGRPDHQRLATFVRAHLGDEAARAGDDLIAHFLERSRSELLATDQLLNAIYLTDAAAPAGRDRLADLLIQRLDRPR encoded by the coding sequence ATGAGTGAACCCAGCGAGTGGCTCATCTACCGAGGGGCCGGCGAACCGCACGAAGGCATCGAGCAGTTGCCTCCGCCGCCGCCCTGGCGCGACTTCGCGAGCCGCGGCGCCCCGGCCCCCGAGGCGCCGGACGGGGACGGTTCGGCCGACCGGCGCCTCGGCGGCCACCGGCACATCGCCGAACTCCACCGGCCGGGCGCCGAAGAGCTCGAAATGATCAACGCCGCGCTCTATTTGCGGCGTCCGCTGCTGGTCACCGGCACCCCCGGCGCCGGAAAGAGCACGCTGGCCCACTCGGTCGCCCATGAGCTCGGGCTCGGACGGGTCCTGCGCTGGCCGATCGTGAGCCGGACGACGCTGCTGGACGGGCTCTACCACTACGACGCGATCGCCCGGCTCCAGGACGTGCAGATCGCCGCGCACAGCGCCGCGGCCGGCGCGGGCGGCGCCGAGGCCGCCGACGGCGTGGGCAGCTACATCCGGCTCGGACCGCTCGGCACCGCGCTGCTTCCCTCGGACCGGCCCCGGGTGCTGCTCATCGACGAGCTCGACAAGAGCGACATCGATCTGCCGAACGACCTGCTCAACGTGTTGGAGGAGGGCGAGTTCGGCATTCCCGAGCTGGAGCGGATCGCCGACCGGCTGCCCGACGGCGAGGCGGAGGTCCTCGACGACGACGGCAACAAGGTGAAGGTGCGGGGCGGCCGCGTGCAGTGCACGTCCTTCCCGTTCGTGGTGCTCACCAGCAACGGGGAGCGGGACTTCCCGGCGCCCCTGATGCGCCGCTGCATCCATCTGGAGCTCGGGCGCCCCGACCACCAGCGTCTCGCGACCTTCGTACGCGCCCATCTCGGCGACGAGGCGGCGCGCGCCGGGGACGACCTCATCGCCCACTTCCTGGAGCGGTCCCGCAGTGAACTGCTCGCCACGGACCAGCTGCTGAACGCGATCTACCTCACCGACGCCGCCGCCCCGGCCGGCCGCGACCGCCTCGCCGACCTGCTCATCCAGCGACTCGACCGGCCGAGGTGA
- a CDS encoding SAV_2336 N-terminal domain-related protein, producing the protein MAGAGPEGSFDERGADDAGLYPAFVARLREAGLDPDVEQLRDALWLARWARHPDAPAAEDEVPGHVPPVRLPPERVDGRPAVPEPDAVGPARDVPGDEPVPRADPGDADQRITLYPVPRTGPSGRARSGGPSGVGPGAAGERRTTALTFGVPAAPALPAALELQRALRPLQRYQPPSPPLRSTLDETATAELSARAGGLIMPVFRGVSRGEAVLQCVMDASSSMLVWDRMFGELQQIFGQLGAFRDVQVRYLHQGPDGAAAVSRSPDPAAAPLNSADRLSDPTGRRVTVLVSDCAGPLWHSGRAHRLLHQLAAQAPAAVLQPLPQRMWNRTRLPVTYGSLSRADGPGGAAVLKVVEQPGTGPAVHPGALAVPVLPPVEGALAAWARLLSGTGSGQISGAVGWVRADQPAAAAQRPGGGLSSLQLVSRFRSAASPAAGQLAVYLAAAPLHLPVMQLVQRTMLPHSGPSELAEVLLSGLLTRIRGEDRGAYDDGGAYEDSGGAHEDGGAHDGQWYEFVPGVREALLGPLGRDEALLVLKHCSQYIEQRFGKGGPNFPALAFAQLGERRHVSPSAVLGTGPMENGAPDGESEEGGENGESDASGGSRVPHPFAEVAVRVLERFMPLPEQFVMQTGRGGHRSPVQTPNAAVESARALLRQFESDGMVQYLIDAVQLLRGAAEREVQPGADPGLWAEYSRCVLRLWEVQGDAELLREAEYAAERAAADPAPVHERAVLAKVLHAAADDRRRRGDRRGALELLRRADREYTAACSAPGLAPAEALRLALERVRALEAQWRLDGDTALLQAACGMLEAFADVWPDQENRPTTLPLAHGRTLLKLAGATADTEQSRVYAGQAARSLRTAFEQGGGRHTLGTEVRILLDLVDALLGSGEEPDEAATLIEQALATVGDQRLLASLRIRAGRVRVARYEHTGEPDELVAAADWFARAARGVPRDSRAHADLLAEWGGTLLRRAQLPDGRPHIGAAIRVLRDCRTETAAGSARQAGRLLMLGRALMLRHRATEDRVDLREAEHLFGLAAQEAADPLTEARCWLELGRSHLDASRVLERPARLDEAAEAFRDAAEAAGRAEAELDSPQQLGQAVELSATANHWRGMTYERAGRPRAAREAYRAAHREWRKLPDGGGAAGESTAERLAELER; encoded by the coding sequence ATGGCGGGCGCGGGGCCCGAGGGCTCCTTCGATGAGCGTGGCGCCGACGACGCAGGGCTCTATCCCGCCTTCGTGGCACGGCTGCGCGAGGCCGGGCTCGACCCCGACGTCGAGCAGCTCCGCGACGCGCTCTGGCTGGCCCGCTGGGCCCGCCACCCGGACGCACCAGCGGCCGAGGACGAGGTGCCGGGGCACGTACCGCCCGTTCGCCTCCCCCCGGAGCGGGTGGACGGGCGGCCCGCCGTCCCCGAGCCCGATGCCGTGGGACCCGCGCGCGACGTGCCGGGCGACGAGCCCGTGCCGCGGGCGGACCCGGGGGACGCGGACCAGCGGATCACCCTCTACCCCGTACCGCGCACCGGCCCCTCGGGCCGCGCTCGTTCCGGTGGCCCGTCCGGGGTGGGCCCGGGTGCCGCCGGGGAGAGGCGCACGACCGCACTCACCTTCGGCGTGCCCGCCGCCCCGGCGCTTCCCGCGGCCCTCGAACTCCAGCGGGCCTTACGGCCGTTGCAGCGCTACCAGCCGCCCTCGCCACCGCTGCGCAGCACCCTGGACGAGACGGCGACCGCCGAACTGAGCGCCCGCGCGGGCGGGTTGATCATGCCGGTGTTCCGTGGCGTGTCCCGGGGCGAGGCGGTCCTGCAATGCGTCATGGACGCCTCGTCCTCGATGCTGGTGTGGGACCGGATGTTCGGCGAACTCCAGCAGATATTCGGCCAGTTGGGTGCCTTCCGGGATGTCCAGGTGCGCTATCTGCACCAGGGGCCCGACGGCGCGGCCGCGGTGAGCCGCAGCCCCGACCCGGCCGCGGCGCCACTGAACTCCGCGGACCGGCTGAGCGATCCGACCGGCCGCCGCGTCACCGTCCTGGTCAGCGACTGCGCCGGTCCGCTCTGGCACAGCGGACGGGCCCACCGGCTGCTGCACCAGCTGGCCGCACAGGCCCCGGCCGCCGTGCTCCAGCCGCTGCCGCAGCGGATGTGGAACCGGACCAGGCTGCCGGTGACCTACGGTTCGCTGTCCCGGGCCGACGGACCCGGCGGGGCCGCCGTGCTCAAGGTCGTGGAGCAGCCGGGTACGGGCCCCGCCGTGCACCCGGGGGCCCTCGCCGTGCCCGTTCTCCCGCCGGTCGAAGGGGCGCTGGCGGCCTGGGCGAGACTGCTCTCCGGCACCGGCTCCGGACAGATCTCCGGCGCGGTCGGCTGGGTGCGGGCCGACCAGCCGGCGGCGGCCGCGCAGCGCCCGGGCGGCGGACTCTCCTCGCTCCAGCTGGTCAGCCGCTTCCGTTCGGCGGCCTCACCGGCCGCCGGGCAGCTGGCCGTCTACCTCGCGGCGGCCCCGCTGCATCTGCCGGTGATGCAGCTGGTGCAGCGCACGATGCTGCCCCACTCGGGCCCCTCCGAACTCGCCGAGGTGCTGCTGAGCGGGCTGCTGACCCGGATCAGGGGCGAGGACCGCGGTGCGTACGACGACGGTGGTGCGTACGAGGACAGCGGCGGTGCGCACGAGGACGGCGGTGCGCACGACGGCCAGTGGTACGAATTCGTGCCCGGCGTCCGGGAGGCGCTGCTCGGCCCGCTGGGCCGCGACGAGGCGCTGCTGGTGCTCAAGCACTGTTCGCAGTACATCGAGCAGCGGTTCGGGAAGGGCGGGCCGAACTTCCCGGCCCTGGCCTTCGCCCAGCTCGGCGAACGCAGACATGTGTCGCCGTCGGCCGTCCTCGGCACGGGCCCCATGGAGAACGGCGCGCCCGACGGGGAGAGCGAAGAGGGTGGCGAGAACGGGGAGAGCGACGCAAGCGGCGGGTCGCGCGTCCCCCATCCCTTCGCCGAGGTCGCGGTCCGCGTACTGGAGCGTTTCATGCCCCTGCCCGAGCAGTTCGTGATGCAGACCGGACGGGGCGGCCACCGGAGCCCCGTCCAGACCCCGAACGCGGCGGTGGAGAGCGCCCGCGCCCTCCTGCGGCAGTTCGAGTCCGACGGCATGGTGCAGTACCTCATCGACGCCGTGCAGCTGCTGCGAGGCGCCGCCGAGCGCGAGGTGCAGCCGGGCGCCGACCCCGGACTGTGGGCGGAGTACTCCCGCTGCGTGCTGCGGCTGTGGGAGGTCCAGGGCGACGCCGAACTGCTCCGCGAGGCCGAGTACGCCGCCGAACGCGCCGCCGCAGACCCCGCGCCGGTACATGAACGGGCCGTACTGGCCAAGGTGTTGCACGCCGCGGCCGACGACCGGCGGCGGCGCGGCGACCGGCGCGGCGCGCTGGAACTGCTGCGCCGCGCCGACCGCGAGTACACGGCCGCCTGCTCGGCCCCCGGCCTGGCGCCCGCCGAAGCCCTCCGGCTGGCGCTGGAACGGGTCCGGGCCCTGGAGGCGCAGTGGCGGCTCGACGGCGACACCGCCCTGCTCCAGGCCGCGTGCGGGATGCTGGAGGCGTTCGCCGACGTCTGGCCCGACCAGGAGAACCGGCCCACCACCCTGCCCCTGGCGCACGGCCGGACCCTGCTGAAGCTGGCCGGGGCCACCGCCGACACCGAACAGTCCCGGGTGTACGCGGGCCAAGCCGCACGCTCCCTGCGCACCGCGTTCGAACAGGGCGGCGGCCGGCATACCTTGGGCACCGAGGTGCGCATCCTGCTGGACCTGGTGGACGCCCTGCTCGGCTCCGGCGAGGAACCGGACGAGGCCGCGACCCTGATCGAGCAGGCCCTGGCGACCGTAGGCGATCAGCGGCTGCTGGCCTCGCTCCGGATCAGGGCCGGCCGGGTCCGGGTCGCACGGTACGAGCACACCGGTGAGCCGGACGAACTCGTCGCCGCCGCCGACTGGTTCGCCCGCGCCGCCCGAGGAGTACCGCGCGACTCGCGGGCCCATGCCGACCTGCTCGCCGAATGGGGCGGCACCCTGCTGCGCCGGGCCCAACTGCCGGACGGGCGCCCGCACATCGGCGCCGCGATCCGGGTGCTGCGCGACTGCCGTACGGAAACGGCGGCGGGGAGCGCCCGCCAGGCCGGACGGCTGCTGATGCTGGGCCGGGCGCTGATGCTCCGGCACCGGGCCACCGAGGACCGGGTCGATCTCAGGGAGGCCGAGCACCTCTTCGGCCTCGCGGCCCAGGAGGCGGCCGACCCGCTGACCGAGGCGCGCTGCTGGCTGGAGCTGGGCCGGTCCCACCTCGACGCCTCCCGGGTGCTGGAGCGTCCGGCCCGGCTCGACGAGGCGGCCGAGGCGTTCCGGGACGCGGCCGAGGCGGCCGGCCGGGCAGAGGCGGAGCTGGACAGTCCGCAACAGCTCGGACAGGCCGTCGAGTTGAGTGCTACAGCCAATCACTGGCGGGGTATGACGTACGAGAGGGCGGGTCGCCCCCGGGCCGCTCGCGAGGCGTACCGGGCGGCCCATCGGGAATGGCGCAAACTGCCGGACGGCGGCGGCGCGGCGGGCGAGTCGACCGCCGAGCGGCTGGCGGAACTGGAACGCTGA
- the fxsA gene encoding FxSxx-COOH cyclophane-containing RiPP peptide yields MSETAHQGIPDGSVSGGPDALPDLLGLDLESLRTLDHPVLAEVVADLRGRAEQPREMLWGFTNAF; encoded by the coding sequence ATGAGCGAGACAGCACACCAGGGCATACCGGACGGCAGCGTGTCCGGCGGACCGGACGCGCTGCCGGACCTGCTGGGGCTCGATCTGGAGTCGCTGCGGACGCTGGACCATCCGGTGCTCGCCGAGGTGGTGGCGGATCTGCGCGGGCGGGCCGAGCAGCCGCGGGAGATGCTGTGGGGGTTCACCAACGCCTTTTGA
- a CDS encoding FxsB family cyclophane-forming radical SAM/SPASM peptide maturase, with protein MGRLPFSFGQFIVKVHGRCNLACHYCYLYEGPDHTWRDRPAAAAPAVLDRTAHRIAEHAATHGLRDVALVLHGGEPLLAGAGRLAAFADRVRDLTPDGCTVHTTVQTNATLLTETRIATLARHGIRIGISLDGGRPAHNSRRTDHAGRPSWPAASRGARLLADRHPDAYAGILTVVDPDTDPIEMYESLLELRPPALDLLLPHGNWTNPPPGLPRTGPGRPTPYGDWLTTVFDRWWRTGRRETRVRLFEECIALLLGLPGATESLGLDPVNAIVIETDGAIEQVDSLKSAYDTAAATGLDVFRHTFDDALRHPGVAARRAGADALAAGCRACPLLTVCGGGHYAHRYRAENGFANPSVYCADLERLVRHVAARLSDATAGERR; from the coding sequence ATCGGCCGGCTTCCGTTCTCCTTCGGGCAGTTCATCGTCAAGGTGCACGGCCGCTGCAACCTCGCCTGCCACTACTGCTACCTCTACGAGGGCCCCGACCACACCTGGCGCGACCGTCCGGCCGCCGCCGCGCCCGCCGTCCTCGACCGCACCGCGCACCGTATCGCCGAACACGCGGCCACCCACGGACTGCGGGACGTCGCGCTCGTCCTGCACGGCGGCGAACCCCTTCTCGCGGGCGCCGGCCGGCTGGCCGCCTTCGCCGACCGGGTACGCGACCTGACGCCCGACGGCTGCACCGTCCACACCACCGTCCAGACCAACGCCACCCTCCTCACCGAGACCCGCATCGCCACCCTCGCGCGGCACGGCATACGCATCGGCATCAGCCTCGACGGCGGCCGGCCCGCCCACAACAGCCGGCGCACCGACCACGCCGGACGCCCCTCCTGGCCCGCCGCCTCGCGCGGCGCCCGGCTCCTCGCCGACCGGCACCCCGATGCGTACGCGGGCATTCTCACCGTCGTCGACCCGGACACCGACCCCATCGAGATGTACGAGTCGCTGCTCGAACTGCGCCCCCCGGCCCTGGACCTGCTGCTGCCGCACGGCAACTGGACGAACCCGCCACCGGGACTGCCGCGTACCGGCCCCGGCCGCCCGACCCCGTACGGCGACTGGCTCACCACTGTCTTCGACCGCTGGTGGCGCACCGGACGGCGGGAGACCCGGGTGCGGCTCTTCGAGGAGTGCATCGCCCTGCTGCTGGGCCTGCCCGGCGCCACCGAGTCCCTCGGCCTCGACCCCGTCAACGCGATCGTGATCGAGACGGACGGGGCGATCGAACAGGTCGACTCCCTCAAGTCCGCCTACGACACGGCCGCCGCCACCGGGCTCGACGTCTTCCGCCACACCTTCGACGACGCCCTGCGCCACCCCGGCGTCGCCGCCCGCCGGGCAGGCGCCGACGCACTCGCCGCAGGCTGCCGAGCCTGCCCCCTGCTGACCGTCTGCGGGGGCGGTCACTACGCACACCGCTACCGCGCAGAGAACGGCTTCGCCAACCCGTCCGTCTACTGCGCCGACCTCGAACGGCTGGTACGCCATGTCGCCGCCCGGCTGTCCGACGCAACCGCAGGAGAACGCCGATGA